A window of the Fulvia fulva chromosome 11, complete sequence genome harbors these coding sequences:
- a CDS encoding Isocyanide synthase-NRPS hybrid, producing the protein MSRLFPLDADDEFWHEHNVLRQDIREWLSAFATVPVNEENRSEHLLVQIYFFCLWYRTETWRDGTETLADRFDEEFSHITDLAEQCIAMHSGTTQYLSPQGEASNQVATVFSTPPLFSFGTGFVTALMLIAIKCRISSVRRRCVAVIRAINLQGFFDSAFIAAYLDAIIKLEEQRIRDATGNIDSAKSFESAEVPETARLLTSNPKHFPFTKTFANSKDDPILVLHSSGTTGAPKPITYTNAWIAVQDLVWPDVDGQPSGNMTFNESFNGGFTYSKFPEPHYGGVLYTTLRPLFTESAASVLGPPGAEFIDPAVLTLSIIKAKQLKTLAAVPLLLEKIAQLPGDMDALPALDSVTFAGGPLRTQLGNDLVRKSTSKIGNGPISPPDFHALLQPIGDGAGTHELVFPDSGREVNLKRASFHSLGVKEFPSVDGVTGVLVAGANRWSACVLVAVSEGWEGNEGVVERVKGKLEEANEVLREDTRIPAEMVAVVKEGALVRGMKGQAVRRGSVEGNGVVIGGLYEGRGGR; encoded by the exons ATGTCTAGACTGTTCCCTCTCGACGCTGACGATGAGTTCTGGCACGAGCATAACGTCCTGCGCCAAGACATACGTGAATGGCTCTCTGCTTTCGCGACCGTACCAGTCAATGAAGAAAATCGCAGCGAGCATCTTCTGGTGCAGATATACTTCTTCTGCCTCTGGTACCGCACCGAGACTTGGCGGGATGGAACCGAGACCCTTGCCGATCGGTTCGATGAAGAGTTCAGCCATATCACAGATCTGGCAGAACAGTGTATCGCCATGCACAGCGGCACGACACAATACCTGTCCCCGCAAGGCGAGGCAAGCAATCAAGTCGCAACAGTGTTCAGCACACCACCGCTCTTCAGCTTCGGCACAGGCTTCGTTACCGCGTTGATGCTCATTGCGATCAAGTGTCGCATTTCCTCAGTCCGCAGGCGATGTGTCGCAGTCATTCGCGCAATCAATCTACAAGGGTTCTTCGACAGTGCGTTCATCGCTGCATATCTGGACGCGATCATCAAACTGGAAGAGCAGCGAATTCGAGATGCTACTGGGAACATTGACTCTGCGAAATCGTTCGAAAGTGCAGAAGTGCCAGAGACTGCACGCCT GCTCACATCTAACCCGAAGCACTTCCCCTTCACCAAGACATTCGCCAACAGCAAAGACGACCCCATCCTAGTCCTTCACTCATCCGGCACGACTGGCGCACCAAAGCCGATCACATACACCAACGCCTGGATTGCCGTCCAAGATCTCGTCTGGCCAGACGTGGACGGTCAACCAAGCGGCAACATGACCTTCAACGAGTCCTTCAACGGCGGTTTCACTTACTCCAAATTCCCAGAACCTCACTACGGCGGCGTCCTCTACACAACTCTCCGCCCTCTCTTCACAGAGTCTGCAGCGAGTGTCCTCGGTCCTCCAGGCGCGGAATTCATCGATCCTGCTGTTCTAACACTCTCCATCATCAAGGCAAAGCAACTCAAAACTCTAGCCGCCGTGCCTCTCCTACTCGAGAAGATTGCCCAACTCCCCGGGGATATGGACGCACTCCCTGCCCTTGACTCCGTAACATTCGCAGGCGGTCCCCTACGAACCCAGCTCGGCAATGACCTCGTGCGCAAAAGC ACGTCGAAGATTGGCAATGGACCCATTTCCCCCCCTGACTTCCACGCTTTGCTCCAACCTATCGGCGACGGCGCAGGCACACATGAACTCGTCTTCCCCGATTCTGGCCGCGAGGTGAATCTCAAGCGAGCGTCATTCCACAGCCTTGGCGTGAAGGAATTCC CGAGCGTGGACGGTGTGACGGGCGTGCTAGTCGCGGGGGCGAACCGATGGTCTGCTTGTGTGCTTGTCGCGGTTAGCGAAGGGTGGGAGGGCAATGAGGGTGTGGTGGAGAGGGTGAAGGGGAAGTTGGAAGAGGCTAATGAGGTTTTGAGGGAGGATACGAGGATTCCGGCGGAGATGGTTGCGGTGGTGAAGGAGGGGGCGCTGGTGAGGGGGATGAAGGGGCAAGCTGTGAGGAGGGGCAGTGTTGAGGGGAATGGGGTGGTTATTGGAGGGTTGTATGAGGGGAGAGGTGGGAGGTGA
- a CDS encoding Serine palmitoyltransferase 1 yields MNTTTIGAELPPSAVAFIDTLTTSFQSIPGSSIVIRYIRSSYQNDPVRSAVELFLFIFAVRYLLAPTYSTKKTKNVPLSEDEIDELVEDWTPEPLASEESEWEKLQNEKLPVIVGPAAAKARLQNGKTVTNLASYNHYGFANNPELTTKAVATVRTYGVGPCSPPGFYGTQDVHMKSEADIAAHLGVDAAIIYAQSFSTISSVIPAFSKRGDIIVADKAVNFPIRKGLQISRSTVRWYEHNDMEDLERVLAKVVKEGSGKALTRRFIVTEGLFENVGDMVNLPKIIELKDKYKFRVILDETWSYGVLGRTGKGVTEQQNVDPLNVDMIIGGLAGAMSSGGGFCAGTTEIVEHQRLSASAYTFSAALPALLATTASETVTLLQEDPNIIKNLRENIAAMRAQLDPRSDWIRCMSAPENPVMLLTLKEQHVKDRVLSRADQEFLLQDCVDECLANGVLITRLKSMPPALGTQPRELDKEWQPFPALKVCVTGALSRKETEKAGIVIRHAITSVMKGKKWQTGRNA; encoded by the coding sequence ATGAACACGACTACCATTGGCGCAGAACTGCCTCCGAGCGCAGTCGCCTTCATAGATACCCTCACGACATCCTTCCAGAGCATACCTGGCTCTTCGATCGTGATCCGCTACATCCGTTCCTCCTACCAGAACGACCCCGTGCGATCAGCAGTGGAGCTGTTTCTCTTCATCTTCGCAGTGCGGTACCTTCTTGCGCCTACATACAGCACCAAGAAGACGAAGAATGTGCCTCTCAGCGAGGATGAGATCGATGAGCTGGTTGAGGACTGGACGCCGGAGCCTTTAGCCAGCGAGGAGAGTGAGTGGGAGAAGCTGCAGAATGAGAAGCTACCTGTCATAGTCGGTCCGGCTGCGGCAAAGGCACGTCTACAGAACGGCAAGACTGTCACAAACCTGGCTTCGTACAACCATTATGGCTTCGCAAACAACCCCGAGCTGACGACCAAGGCCGTAGCGACGGTTCGCACCTACGGAGTGGGACCATGTTCACCTCCTGGTTTCTATGGCACCCAAGATGTGCACATGAAGTCAGAGGCAGATATCGCGGCGCATCTTGGCGTGGACGCTGCAATTATCTATGCGCAGTCATTCTCCACCATTTCTTCTGTGATTCCGGCGTTCAGCAAGAGAGGAGACATCATCGTGGCAGACAAGGCAGTCAACTTCCCGATCCGAAAAGGCCTGCAAATCAGCAGAAGCACGGTGCGGTGGTATGAGCATAACGACATGGAAGATTTGGAACGTGTGTTGGCAAAAGTGGTCAAGGAGGGCAGCGGCAAGGCATTGACGAGAAGATTCATCGTAACAGAAGGACTGTTCGAGAATGTCGGTGATATGGTCAATCTACCCAAGATCATCGAGCTGAAAGACAAGTACAAGTTTCGCGTCATTCTGGACGAGACATGGTCGTATGGCGTGCTCGGACGAACAGGCAAGGGTGTGACAGAACAGCAGAATGTGGACCCGCTGAACGTGGACATGATCATTGGTGGTCTGGCTGGTGCAATGAGCTCCGGAGGCGGCTTCTGCGCGGGCACGACAGAGATTGTGGAGCACCAGAGACTTTCCGCGTCTGCATACACTTTCTCGGCAGCACTACCAGCACTTCTTGCGACGACCGCTTCTGAAACCGTCACTTTGCTGCAGGAAGACCCGAACATCATCAAGAATCTGCGCGAGAATATCGCGGCGATGCGAGCACAGCTCGACCCTCGAAGCGACTGGATACGATGCATGAGCGCACCAGAGAACCCGGTAATGCTTCTGACGCTCAAGGAGCAGCACGTGAAGGATCGTGTGCTATCGAGAGCAGATCAGGAGTTCCTCCTGCAAGACTGCGTCGACGAGTGCCTCGCGAACGGTGTACTAATCACGAGACTGAAGTCGATGCCACCCGCGCTTGGCACACAACCTCGAGAGCTGGACAAGGAGTGGCAGCCTTTCCCAGCGCTGAAGGTCTGTGTGACTGGCGCGTTGAGCAGGAAGGAGACGGAGAAGGCTGGTATTGTGATACGTCATGCCATTACATCTGTGATGAAGGGCAAGAAGTGGCAGACTGGACGCAATGCGTGA